One Salvia miltiorrhiza cultivar Shanhuang (shh) chromosome 6, IMPLAD_Smil_shh, whole genome shotgun sequence genomic window, AACCTTTTTTTTGTCTGATTTTAGTCCCGTGACcagttttttcttacgccgacGACAGTCGAAATTGACATTTGGACACATACGTGACATGTGGAAAATTCCAAGAGTGGGGCTAACATGGTAGACCCTTTTCAAGTTAATAAAATTCCAATCTTACATGCTGATTTATCAAAAATCAACTCTTTAATAGCAATGTGTAGTGGTTTCTAGCTAACATGGTAGACCCTTCAAAGTCAATAAAATCCCAATCTTAATTACATGCTGATTTATCAAATATCAAGTATTTAACGGGGATGTAGTAGCTAGTTTCTATATTAGTTTTAGGCTATCCTTCAATCTATCCTCATCATGAAGAAACTCTAAAATAATTGGAGTTATTGAGTCCAACCCTATTGAAAGCAACATGAATAGTAGGGCACGTACTAAAGTTATTGGCCTTGTTGTAGTCCGCCCTCACTACAAGTATCACGTGACCTTATGCCCTACCTAATTAATTTTCTTCTAACTTTGGAAAATCATTTGCATAAACATCattttatttgtaatattttttggaAAATAAGTTGACATAAATCAATTTTGAATTGTGTGCATTTGGTTTCTCTTGAGCATAATAAATGGAAGTGGAGCTTGTTCTCGAAGTggaaagaaatatttttttatgttgatAATTCTTTTATGAAATATTCTTGTAGGCATCAAAACAGTAgaattattattactactacaacacaaacactcaaGTTGATACTACAAATATAATATCACATTAATAGAAGTACTTTGTTGTCTTTATTTCAAATACttgtattttaattgattttcgAGACTAATTAAGTTATATATCATGTCATCACTTGAATATATTATACAGATAAATCACACAATAATTGAAATGGAACTACATTTAGGTGGAACTTGACCTTGATTTGTTATGAGATCCAAATAAAAACTTCTACCACATTCATATTTAAAACAATAGTAAAATTATAACTAAAAGGGTCGGAGTATAAAATAGGATACTAATTTGCACCAATCAAATTCATTAAGAGCATGCATGGAGAATAGCCACATATATCTCATCAAGATTACTTAAATTAATTGTGAGtaatacttatttaattatgatttcATATTTTTGATTGTGTTAGATAATTGATACTAATTGGCTGGAATAGTTAGGGGAAAAAACACAAAGAGAGGAATGTCTTATTTCTGTCTGACAAGGTCAATCTGACATATCCAATCTGTAATTCTCTTCTAGATTTATAGCAGCCTTTGACCGAATCTCAGCCGTCCATCAAGAATCAAGATCCATGCCCTTCTGTAGTGGATGGGGCCGGCAGGTCAATCTATTTCAAATttaactaataaaaaaatagattacagttggaaaaaataataaatttattgtaTAATTCTACCATATTTACAAGGAATGGGATAATGCGAACAAATAAGATATTTATTGTATGTCACAAATAGATTATGGGATACTTTGTTGCAACGGATAATCATGAATCTTGTAACTAATCATTGCTTCTCAACTCTTCTAAATATTTATAGCTACATAGAAACTTCTTTTGCCCTTGAGCTACACCCATAAATAATCGATCTACTTTCTTCACAATGAACATTCATTTATAATTCATTAAGGGTTGTTATTCAATAAATGATCAATAGTATTTTATGTCtcgaactttcaacatttttcataaaatattctgAACTTTCGTCTTCTTCTAAAAGTTgctcaaatatttaattttttcataaaatgtcccacCATACAAAGCCGAAACATAATTAATCTCACCGAAGAAGTCTTGAGTTATTAACTTGGTAATGTAGGATTCACAACTTGACTTCAGTCAATTTGCAATGAGTCATTTCGATCATCAAATTTTGTACAACGAGCCACTTTATGAAAAACGTTGAAacattaagattttttttaatttaaaatatttttatgaaaaacgttgaaagttcaaaatataaaacactattaaccatTCTAAACTATTAGTGCAACCACAATCACTCTTACCAATTTTCATTAATCAATAATTATGTGaatttaacaaattaatattaGTTTGTTGTCTAAATAAGTAGTCATGCTtaacatataaaccatcaagaAACACATTGTTGATCAAGGCAAACTTATTGGATTGTAGAACATGAGAAGACTCATGTTCACTAGGGTTCATTCCAATTTTTGTGACAGTATTTTGACATTAGTGAAATCCAAATACcattaaaaatcaaataactAGTCATACCTTCTAATTGTAATTGATtatattatcaatttatcacTTTGTTTATCTTTTATATTAAACACAACATAAAATCTAAGATTTCTAAGCACGAATATAGCATGCAATAGATCATTATCGCAGCTTAGTTCATTTAATAAATTGACCAACACAATCTAGCTACCAAGGTCAATTATCCATtattatcactaaaaattggcAGAAAATTTAGAAACCCCTACAAGGGTAAAATCGACTTTTTACGCAACCTTCATGGCTGTCCACGAccatacataaaaataaatccaTTTACATATTGCAATACACTCCAGAAACcaataaataaaaggaaaaaaaaagaaaaaagaaaagaaaaaagaaacataaCAAACATGCAACACACAAATACATAAACACACATACACAAACCCAATtcccttcttctttctttcgCTCCTTTCAATTCTCCTGTCTCCTTCTCCCGCTTAGATCGGATCTCCAATATCTCTATCGTCGTCAACACACGAACCCCCAAAatccagaaaaaaaaaagaagaagaaagaaattagAAGAGGGAGAGATAGGGAGAAGGGAGATTAATAACACGAGGAGAAGAAAAAGCCCAACCCAGAAAAAAGGGGTCGAGAGAAATCCCGTATTTTGGCAATcccagaaaaagaaaattaaacagGTTTGTCCATGGTCAGAATTCAACTGGTTGAAAGGCGGAATCTTGGTGGGAATTTGGTTGAATAGAATAAATGGGAAATGTGACATCGAACGTGGCTGCAAAGTTCGCGTTTTTCCCGCCGGAGCCGCCGACGTACGACGTGTACAGTGATGAGGTGGAGGGGAAGCTGGTCATGAGCGGGCTGTCGCCGGAGAAGAACGTCGACGTGCATTTGTTGGATACAAAGCCCGGGAATAAAATCGTGGCCACGTTTTGGAGGCACCCGGCGGGGAGATTTACGCTGTTGTATTCTCACGGCAACGCCGCCGATTTAGGGCAGATGCTGGAGCTCTTTCTCGAGCTCAGAGCGCATCTACGTGTCAACATCATGAGGTGCGTGTGTATGCGTTTAGATTTTGTGATTCTTGATTTTCTGTGTTGTAGGCGTTGGATTGTTAGTTTTTTTCTCTTTGGTTGCTTGAAGTGGTCTGTGATGGGCTGTTTGAGGTTTTTTTTGTGGCaacaaaaatggcaaaaataggTTGGTTTGATTGATCTGTGGATGTTCATATTGAAGAGCACTTCTATTTTTGctgtttattttgataatttgggTTTAGCTAATTGGATATGGGGGTGAGATTTTGTGGGGAATTGGTGATTAGAGTTTTGATGTTTAGGACTTGGGGTTCTGAATTTTGCTTGAATTGATGGTGAGGAATATGATTTTGCAGTTCTAGTTCAAGACAGGGTTCATCTGTAACTGTTTTTCCTTTGCTTGAATTTGATTATTGAGTTTATGATTTGATTTTATATCTTCTGGATAAAATTTCAATCCTGCACTTCCGTTGGCATGATTTTTCCGAATATGTACATCAAGGGCCATAGTTTTTCACTCTCTTGATTGTTAGTAATACAAATAGATAAGAGTTCTTGCAAGCAGTTTCTGTATGAATGCCTAATTACTGGGATTCGCCTTCATTGCCAAACCCGTGCTCAAGAGTAGCTGCCTCTTTTCTGATGAGGGATGTATAGATTCTTCGAAAAGAGAGGACTAAACTTGCATTAATTATCATGATCAGTAGCACTTCTGTTTTTCTCCCCCTTTTTTGGCTAGTGGTCTGTGTTTGTTGGATTGGATAGGATTTGGTGTTATGCTAACCTGTGCTCGAGAGCGTTATTCTCATTCTTAATGACTTTGTATTTTCTTTATCTGGTTGCAGCTATGATTATTCTGGATATGGAGCATCCTCTGGTAAGGTGAGAACATTTTAATCATGCATTAATGTCAAGATTTCTTTTTACTGTTTAAGGATTTTGCAACATTAAAGTGATCTATGCTACAAACTTACCTTGTAAACTGGGAGGTAAATACAAAGATGGCAACTCTTTATAATTTGACTCATGTTGACAAGTTTATTGAAGTAATTTTACAATTACTACAGCCATCTGAGTTAAACACATACCACGACATTGAGGCTGTCTATGAATGTTTGAAGAACGAGTATGGGATCAAGCAAGAGGATGTCATTCTATATGGCCAATCTGTTGGGAGCGGTCCTACATTACATCTTGCATCTCGCTTTCCTAGGTTGAGAGCTGTAGTCCTCCACAGTGCAATTCTTTCGGGCATACGAGTTCTTTATAATGTAAAGGTCACATTCTGGTTTGACATTTTCAAAGTAAGTTCTCAACCTTTCAACAGATTTCTGTTGCTACTATTGCTGATGGCGTCTAACTGAAAATCTGTGTGCAGAACATAGACAAGATACGGAATGTCAACTGTCCGGTTCTAGTAATACATGTAAGAAATCTTTGCAACTTTTCTCCTTTAGCTCTAAATTACATTTGAAGATGTGTCGACAACTGTCCGGTTCTAGTACACTGCATCAAATTCTCTTTCCCAAATCTGTCACGGAACTCTAAGCTGATCCATCAGACACATGAGGTCCTCAACGTACAACTTCAAAATTTAGGACAGACCATATATGCACAGATCGAACCACACATAATGCACTAATATATTAGTTCAGGATTTGGTTTGATAGCATTCTTAAAAAATCATGATTCATGACTTACGGGGCGAGGTTTAGAAGTGAGATTCTGACTCAATAACTGCAGCTAACATTTATTTGTTGCCATGGCTCAGGAATAATAGCTATCAAGTTTCTAGAAAATgacattcaataataaatatttctTCTTCTTACACTTAGGCATATTATCTTTCTGTCCAGCGTTGAGAATGACCTTATACTGCTCCATGCATCAGTCCTAGTCGGATGATAATCCCCGTCCACATCAATTTCTTTTTGGTTGAGCTGAATCTCAACTGCCAGCTTTACTAGGGTGGTGGCTGCTTAGCTAAATTTATGCTGGCACTCTAAAATCTGCGATGCTCAGTTCTGAATGAGTTGACAATCAATTGTTATATAGGTTATGTCTATTCACTTTAAATGAACCATTTACCATGTACGTAGGAATTTGGACTCGACATCTTCTTCTTATACAGACCAAACCAAGGAATGGACCATACATATATTGTTGCTCCTATAGGCTTTAAAAACTCTTATTCAAGTATTTGGATTGCTTACAAAATTTCTTTTAGGGATATAAATTGAATGTTGATAGCTGGAGTTCTCAAACATTAGGTATCTGTTTAAGGATGTGGCATAAAAGCAACACAGAGGAATACAATGTCCTGATTTTACTCAAATATCACAGAACTATAGAAATAATTCTAGCTGGAGAACATTGAATGAAAAAATCTTTTACCactatgaaaaaaataaaaaaagaatccTCATGTGATGCTTCAGTTACTAGGGTGTAGTATAAGACAGATATCTGAACTAGCAGAGATAAAAGGAGATTAATTTCTTCATTGACAGTTTCTCAAAAGAGGAATTAAGTGTGATCAATTTAGAATGGCtttcatctcttttgtagcaATTATCTTTCATGGTTTTAAGACTAAGAGGTGAAACTTAAACCTAGCTGTTGCACTATGTGTGTAACAAGTTGGGGTCATCATTTATCCCGATGTTTATCTTCCAAGTTATCTCGGTATCTCCCATAAATTGGTTCACCTTTTTGTGTACTAATACTACAATCGTTTGCTTATCTTCCCACTAGGTTTCTGATAATGTAGGTTATGATGCAAAATATTATGctctatacatttttttttcccaatCTTTTTGGTGATAACTTGTATTTCTAGCACCTTAATATGAATGTTTACTTCTAGGGTACAAATGATGAGATTGTTGACTTCTCACATGGCAAACGACTGTGGGAGCTTGCTAAGGAGAAATACGATCCATTATGGGTGAAAGGCGCAGGGCACTGCAATATCGAAACATTTCCCGAGTACATCAAACACTTGAGGAAATTCGTGAATGCAATGGAGAAACTTTCCTTCTCCAGAAGAGACAAGATGCAATCTGATACTAGCCCAACCTCAGCAGAATTCAGAAGCAACAAATGCTTGATGTTTACAAAAAAATAGCTCTTATTCATAGAAGTTCACCTTAGTAAAAACAGTTGCTCAAATCATGTGCTCTGCGTAAAGGGTCCGAATCATTGAAATTTCAGCTGCAGAGCATTATAGGGGATGAAGATGTAATCAAGATTGAAGATGCTAGGTAAGAGCTTTTCGCGATCCATCAAGGTAAAATCGATATGCTGTGATGCTTATATTTCCAGAGTACTCGACTTCTCATCACCTCGTGTATACTAGAATGTCGTTCTTTAGCTGCAAGATAGTGTAGTAATAGATTGTTTACAAGAGTGGCGCCTGCGCCCTCTTATTCATTCTTGTGTAGTGCCTCTGCGCGTGAAAACGTGGTTGTGATGATGTTCTAACATTTATGTGAATTCTTGTGTATATACACCTGCTGAAGCTCTATACAATCTTTCATGCTTTTCCTTACTGATTATTCTACATATTAGCCCTTGGTTTTTtagcttttttatttttatttttattttatttttgagattATTGCATGTTGCTCGCAGGTGCAAATTCTTGTTGGTTTCTTGCCGTGTATTTATCTCAGCCGCCAGCATAATATTTTccagcaaaaaaataaaaaattatatgccATTTCCCTCTGATTATGCCTTCAACTTGTACAGtttatacatacatacatatatatatatatatatatatatatatatatataaaaatcatactccctccgtccctaaaataacttcctctttttccattttgggacgtcccccaaataacttcctctttctttctttccatttttggaaacctaccccaccactaataatattttatttattcttacttttcacttttcaccattcccaatactaattataacacttttcacaacttccaataataatta contains:
- the LOC130987566 gene encoding uncharacterized protein LOC130987566; translation: MGNVTSNVAAKFAFFPPEPPTYDVYSDEVEGKLVMSGLSPEKNVDVHLLDTKPGNKIVATFWRHPAGRFTLLYSHGNAADLGQMLELFLELRAHLRVNIMSYDYSGYGASSGKPSELNTYHDIEAVYECLKNEYGIKQEDVILYGQSVGSGPTLHLASRFPRLRAVVLHSAILSGIRVLYNVKVTFWFDIFKNIDKIRNVNCPVLVIHGTNDEIVDFSHGKRLWELAKEKYDPLWVKGAGHCNIETFPEYIKHLRKFVNAMEKLSFSRRDKMQSDTSPTSAEFRSNKCLMFTKK